From Methanococcus voltae PS, the proteins below share one genomic window:
- a CDS encoding tetratricopeptide repeat protein yields the protein MYIKKFKNFKNLALLIILFVFINPVLGLENGSLDSYGYTADDWIEEGNNCASIGQYGKALECYNNAIELEPNNDNIYIYKAYLLYDLGRDNEALNYCDKAIGVNPTNYLNQMDKGYILHELSRYEEAIVCYDKSIQLNDSNYISWYRKGNALQELSRYEEAIQCYDKALELDPNNVDIQNNKKLAEEFKSHFVTSNTNTNTNNKNSQNNGILESVNFMDLNWILILLSIFIVATIIIIGIKQYNKKYNKNNISEIKNKTNNNKDKNKKVTKAKAKTKISSIPKNVEEYKNKSAVKDEVGIKEDVEKAPVEEKIINNKVKEEEVKEEEVKEEEVKEEEVKEEEVKEEEVKEEEV from the coding sequence GTGTATATTAAAAAATTTAAGAATTTCAAGAATTTAGCATTGTTGATAATTTTATTTGTTTTTATAAATCCAGTATTGGGATTAGAAAATGGAAGTTTAGATAGTTACGGATATACTGCCGATGATTGGATTGAGGAAGGAAATAATTGTGCTAGTATAGGGCAATATGGTAAAGCATTAGAGTGCTATAACAATGCCATAGAATTAGAGCCAAATAATGATAATATTTACATTTATAAAGCATACTTACTTTATGATTTAGGACGGGATAATGAAGCTTTAAATTATTGTGATAAAGCTATAGGTGTAAATCCAACTAATTATCTTAATCAGATGGATAAAGGCTACATACTTCACGAATTAAGTAGATACGAAGAAGCTATAGTCTGCTATGACAAATCAATACAATTAAACGATAGCAATTATATATCTTGGTATCGTAAAGGAAACGCACTTCAAGAATTAAGTAGATACGAAGAAGCTATCCAATGTTATGATAAAGCTTTGGAATTAGACCCTAATAACGTAGATATTCAAAATAATAAGAAACTTGCGGAAGAATTCAAAAGTCATTTTGTAACTTCAAATACAAATACAAATACAAATAATAAAAACTCACAAAATAATGGCATTTTAGAATCTGTAAATTTCATGGATTTAAATTGGATTTTGATATTATTGTCAATTTTCATAGTTGCTACAATAATTATAATTGGAATAAAGCAATATAATAAAAAATATAATAAAAATAACATTAGCGAAATTAAAAATAAGACTAATAATAATAAAGATAAAAATAAAAAAGTAACGAAAGCTAAAGCTAAAACTAAAATAAGTTCGATACCGAAAAACGTTGAAGAATACAAAAATAAATCCGCTGTAAAAGACGAAGTAGGAATAAAAGAAGATGTAGAAAAGGCACCTGTTGAAGAAAAAATTATCAATAACAAAGTTAAAGAAGAGGAAGTTAAAGAAGAGGAAGTTAAAGAAGAGGAAGTTAAAGAAGAGGAAGTTAAAGAAGAGGAAGTTAAAGAAGAGGAAGTTAAAGAAGAGGAAGTT